In Candidatus Hydrogenedentota bacterium, one DNA window encodes the following:
- a CDS encoding DUF1559 domain-containing protein, translating into MRYRGFTLIELLVVIAIIGILAAILLPALARAREAARRASCANNLKQCGLALKMYANESKGEKFPSMLVYRSSWWASPPRQCDIPSNGQFSFDGPAMYPEYLSDFNVLICPSDPDMEREAAKWHHGPGGSVDPCAIENTSYIYWGWLVTPDDYLLAGGGGDNAENPQLGVDISAALLTRAYEVILTEHATELAAGHNNFEDDIEFTHEDRGPVKLYRLREGIERFLITDINNPASTAKAQSEVAVMYDATAETTVQSSTWGDTYTLYNHVPGGGNVLYMDGHVEFLRYPSEYPVSRCWSVIQGIVWGAMGP; encoded by the coding sequence ATGCGATATCGTGGTTTTACCTTGATCGAGTTGCTGGTCGTCATTGCCATCATCGGTATTCTCGCTGCGATTCTACTGCCGGCTCTGGCCCGCGCGCGAGAAGCAGCGCGGCGCGCGAGCTGTGCCAACAACCTCAAGCAGTGCGGACTCGCCCTGAAGATGTACGCCAACGAGTCCAAAGGCGAGAAGTTCCCCTCCATGCTTGTCTATCGAAGCTCGTGGTGGGCCAGCCCGCCGAGGCAGTGTGACATTCCCAGCAACGGCCAGTTCAGCTTCGACGGCCCTGCCATGTATCCGGAGTACCTTTCGGACTTCAACGTGCTTATCTGCCCCAGCGATCCCGACATGGAACGGGAAGCGGCAAAATGGCACCACGGGCCCGGCGGCTCGGTGGACCCGTGCGCCATCGAAAACACCAGCTATATCTACTGGGGCTGGCTCGTCACGCCCGACGACTACCTGCTCGCCGGTGGCGGGGGCGACAATGCCGAGAATCCGCAGTTGGGCGTTGATATTTCCGCCGCTCTTCTTACGAGAGCCTATGAGGTGATCCTCACCGAACATGCGACTGAGCTGGCGGCCGGACACAACAACTTTGAGGACGACATCGAGTTTACCCACGAGGACCGCGGGCCAGTCAAACTGTACCGGCTGCGCGAAGGCATTGAACGGTTCCTCATCACGGATATCAACAATCCGGCCTCCACGGCGAAGGCGCAGAGCGAGGTCGCCGTGATGTATGACGCCACCGCCGAGACCACGGTTCAATCTTCGACATGGGGCGACACGTATACCCTGTACAACCATGTGCCCGGCGGCGGCAACGTCTTGTATATGGATGGGCACGTGGAGTTCCTCCGCTATCCCAGCGAATACCCTGTGAGCCGGTGTTGGTCGGTGATTCAGGGGATTGTCTGGGGCGCCATGGGCCCCTGA